In the Candidatus Electrothrix sp. GW3-4 genome, one interval contains:
- a CDS encoding efflux RND transporter periplasmic adaptor subunit, whose translation MKSNEKLTKTPAEQPDISAILQSSHKRGGKGRFCLLLLLLCCAAGAFLYFRQQGPETPDPQLSFKTEPVTINNLVVTVTATGNLEPTNKVDVGSEISGKIEAVMADFNDQVTEGQVLARLDVSKLMAKVKQTEASLQAAKARILQAKATIEETGSNLRKLRKVYKLSNGKMPSQSDMDTARAAHARAKADLASAEAGVAEVQASLDITRTDLAKAEIISPVNGVVLSRKIEKGQTVAASFEAPVLFELAEDLTKMELHVAVDEADIGQVRDGQEAVFTVDAYPERKFSAVISQVHFAATTTTDSVVTYETVLLMENSDLALRPGMTATAEIVVQEVRDALTVPNAALRFTPLPRKKGSRSRPCSVRSSRSAPDDDAKNSRSLSPKGISSMSG comes from the coding sequence ATGAAATCGAATGAGAAACTGACAAAAACACCTGCGGAGCAGCCAGATATTAGCGCAATCCTGCAATCATCCCACAAGAGAGGGGGAAAGGGCAGGTTCTGCCTGCTGCTTCTGCTACTCTGTTGTGCTGCTGGTGCCTTTCTCTATTTTCGCCAACAAGGCCCGGAAACTCCCGACCCGCAGCTGTCCTTTAAAACAGAGCCGGTCACCATCAACAATCTGGTCGTTACCGTAACAGCAACCGGCAACCTGGAGCCGACCAATAAAGTTGACGTGGGCAGCGAGATTTCCGGGAAGATTGAGGCTGTGATGGCGGATTTTAATGATCAGGTGACTGAGGGTCAGGTACTGGCGCGGCTGGATGTGTCCAAACTCATGGCCAAGGTAAAGCAGACAGAGGCATCGTTGCAGGCTGCCAAAGCCAGGATCCTCCAGGCAAAGGCCACCATTGAGGAGACTGGCAGCAACCTCAGAAAATTAAGAAAAGTGTACAAGCTCAGCAACGGAAAAATGCCTTCCCAATCAGATATGGATACAGCCCGAGCTGCCCATGCCCGGGCAAAGGCGGATCTGGCCAGCGCAGAGGCCGGGGTTGCTGAGGTGCAGGCCAGCCTGGATATCACCCGGACAGACCTGGCCAAGGCGGAAATCATCTCACCAGTCAACGGCGTTGTCCTGTCCAGAAAAATCGAAAAAGGCCAGACCGTGGCCGCCTCCTTTGAAGCGCCGGTTCTGTTTGAGCTGGCCGAAGACCTGACCAAGATGGAGCTGCATGTGGCTGTGGACGAGGCAGACATCGGGCAGGTCAGAGATGGCCAGGAGGCCGTGTTCACGGTGGATGCCTACCCGGAGCGAAAATTCTCCGCTGTGATCAGTCAGGTCCACTTCGCCGCCACCACCACCACAGACAGCGTGGTCACCTATGAAACCGTGCTCCTGATGGAGAACAGCGACCTGGCCCTGCGACCTGGCATGACCGCCACAGCGGAAATCGTGGTCCAGGAGGTCAGGGACGCCCTGACCGTGCCCAATGCGGCCCTGCGCTTTACTCCCCTGCCCCGGAAAAAGGGCAG